One Streptosporangium becharense genomic window, TCACCGTCGTGGTCGCCGGGCGTGCCCACGAGGACCGGCCCCCGGCGATCGAGGATCTGGTGGCCGAGGTCGCGCGGCGCGAGGAGACCGGAGTCCCCCGCAAGCAGGCCATCGTGGACGTCGCGAAGTCGGCGGGAATTCCCAAACGGGATCTCTACGACGCGGTCCATCGGAGCTGATTTATCAGCATACTTTCCTGAATGGGATCAACTCGGGATCGCCTCGTGCCGCCGATGCCGGGCAGCGTCCTGTGGGGGTGGCTGGGCCCGCTGCTGGTCGCGGTCTTCGGGGGCGTCCTGCGCTTTGTCAACCTCGGCCGGCCGCACGCGGTCGTCTTCGATGAGACCTACTACGCCAAGGACGCCTTCTCGCTGCTCACCTTCGGCGTGGAGCGGGACGCGCTGGGGGACGTGAAGGACCCGATCGCCGACCGGATGCTCGTCGCCGGGAACACCGACATCTTCGTCACGTGCACCCCCGCCGAGGCCGACCCCTGCCCGCTCTACGTCGCCCATCCGCCGTTGGGCAAGTGGATGATCGCCGCCGGGGAGCACCTGTTCCAGATGACCCCCTTCGGGTGGCGGTTCACCGCCGCCCTGGCCGGCACCCTGTCCATCCTCATCCTGGCCCGAGTCGCCCGCCGGATGACCCGCTCCACCCTGCTCGGCTGCCTGGCCGGCCTGCTGCTGTCCCTGGACGGCCTGCACTACGTCCTCTCCCGCACCGCACTGCTCGACATCTTCCTGATGTTCTGGGTCCTGGCCGCCTTCGCCTGCCTGGTCGCCGACCGCGACCACACCCGCGCCCGCCTGGCCCACCACTACGCAACCTCCCCCCTGACCGACCTGGGCCCCACCCTGGGCGCCCGCCCCTGGCGGATCGCCGCCGGCCTGTGCCTCGGCGCCGCCTGCGCGGTCAAATGGTCCGGGATCTTCTACCTGCTCGCCTTCGCCGTGCTCTCCCTGGCCTGGGACGCCGGCGCCCGCCGCGCACTCGGCCTGCGCCGCCCCTACCTGGGCACCGCCAACCACGACCTGCCCGCCGCCCTGGCCACCCTGAGCCTGCTGCCCGCGACCGTCTACACCGCCTCCTGGGCCGGCTGGTTCGCCTCCCCCCTGGGCTGGGGCCGCAACTGGGCACAGGCCACCTCCCAGGGCCCCTACTACTTCGTCTTCGACTCCATCCGCTCCTGGCTGAGCTACCACTTCCAGGTCCTCAGCTTCCACACCGGGCTGAGCGAGAGACACGACTACCAGTCGGAACCGTGGACGTGGCCACTGCTGCTGCGACCGGTGGCGTTCTTCTACGAGGGGGAGGGCAAGGGGTGCGGGGCCGGGACGTGCTCGCAGGCGGTGCTCGGCGTCGGCACCCCGGTCATCTGGTACGGGGCCCTGGCCGCGCTCATCGCCATGATCGCCTGGTACGTCGCCACCCGCGACTGGCGGGCCGGAGCCGTCCTGCTCGCCTACGCCGCGGGCTGGCTGCCCTGGTTCTACTACGCGATCACCGACAACCGGACGATGTTCCTGTTCTACGCCATCCCCATGGTCCCGTTCATGATCCTGGCCATCACCCTCACCGCCGGACTCGTCATCGGACCGGCGAATGCCCCGCCCAACCGCAGGGCGGTCGGAGCGGCCGTCGTGGGCGCCTTCACCCTGCTGGCGCTGGTCAACTTCTGGTGGCTGCACCCGGTACTGTCGGGCGAGCTCATTCCGCACGCGCAGTGGTGGGCGCGGATGCTCCTGCGGAACTGGGTCTGACGGCCCGGCGGGAGAACAGGCGGGTGACGACCCCCCGGCCGGGGAGCCCGCGCCGCAGCGAGATCGCCGCGGCCATGCAGGCCAGCGGCACCGCCGGGAGCAGGTACCGGTAGTCGAACTCGGCCGTCGCGGCCGGGGCCAGGATGAGGCCGAAGGCCGCCAGCCACGGCAGCAGCACCGGGCCGCCGAGCAGACGCCAGCGCGCCACCACCCCGGCCAGGCCGACCAGCAGCAGGACGCCCAGCACGATGCCGGGCAGCCGGACGACGCGCTGGTAACCCTGCATGAACCCGGCCCACGGATCGTGGACCTCGGTGCCGACCACGCTCAGCTTGCCGCGGATCTGCGCGGTCCGCAGACCCGGGTCGTACTTCTGCGCGTCGGTGTCGGCGTTGCCCCGGTAGGAGGCCCAGCCCGGCAGGATCTTGTCCTCCGGCAGGAACTCGTACTGCCGGTAGGTGTTGGCGTCGGGGAAACGCGGTCGGCCCCAGTGGAAGGCGCGGAAGAAGTCGCCGGCCACGATGGCCAGGTAGTCGAGCGGCTGCGAGACGATCGCCCGCTGGGCGAACTGGCCGGCGGTCTTGTTCATCGCCGGGGTGAACGTGCTGCCCACGCCGAAGGCGTGGAAGCGCTGGCCGTTCTGTGCCCACCACAGATACTTCTGGCCGGAGAAGTGGCGCTCGCTCGGCGGAGCGCTGATGCACAGCAGCGCCAGCTCCAGCTCCTTACGGGGGTCGATCCCCATCTTCTTGCAGTCGGCGAACAGCGAGGTGCGCATGTAGAGGATCGCGCCGTCGCTGTTGGTCATCGCGAAGTTGCCGTGCGCGGAGGAGAACCAGGCCATGTAGCCGACCACCGGGACGGCGCACGCGGTCACCATCGCCGTGATCGGTTTCCAGCCGGTCCGCTTGACCAGCAGGTAGACCACCACCAGCGCCAGGATCGGCAGCCCGATCGACCGGGTGAGCGCGGTCAGCGCGAGCAGCAGGCCGATCACCGCGCCGAGCCGCCAGGACACCCGCCGGTGCCACAGCACCAGCGTGACCACGCCCACCACCAGCAGGATGAACATCGTGTCGGACATGATCAGGTGTTCGAGCTGGATCTGGTAGGCGTCGAACAGCACCGGCGCGGCGGCCAGCGTCGCCCCCCAGCCGGGCAGCCCGAACCTGCGCCGCAGCAGGGCGTAGACCAGCACGGCGATGCCCAGGCCCATCAGGTGCTGGACGAAGGTCACCGCGGCGAAGCTGTGCAGCGGCCGCAGCAGCAGCAACAGGAAGGAGTAACCGTTCGGACGCAGTGCGCTCGGCCGTTCCGGGTTGACCGCGCCGGAGACGTACTCGTAGGAGTCGTTGAACCACAGGGCCGGGCCGTACCCGAGCATGGTGATCACGCGCAGCAGGAACCCCAGCGCGAGGGCGGCCGCGAACAGGCGATGCCTGTGCAGGAACGCCCGCAGGCGTGAGGCCCAGTCGGCTGTCGGAGCGTCCAGGCGAGGGCGTTCGGCGACGGTCACCATGCATTACAGGATGCCAGCCGTTTGGCCGAGTTGACCCGGACAGGAGGGCGGGGAGGGCATGATGGTTGGATTGGCCCCCGCCGTGACTGAAGGGTTGAGACGTGGAACTGACCGTGGTCATGCCTTGTTTGAACGAGGCTGAAACCGTGGAGACCTGCGTGCGCAAGGCGCTGGCCTGCATGCGGGAGCACGGCATCGACGGAGAGGTCCTGATCGCCGACAACGGCAGCACGGACGGCTCGCAGCAGCTCGCACGCGAGGCCGGAGCCCGGGTGGTGCACGTCGACGCCAAGGGATACGGCAACGCGCTGATGGGCGGCATCCGCGCGGCCCGCGGCCGATACGTGATCATGGGCGACGCCGACGACTCCTACGACTTCACGGCGTTGCTGCCCTTCGTGGAGCAGTTGCGCGACGGCGCCGACCTGGTGATGGGCAACCGGTTCAAGGGCGGGATCGCACCCGGTGCCATGCCCCCGCTCCACCGTTACCTGGGCAACCCGGTGCTCTCCTTCATCGGCCGCCTGTTCTTCCCCAGCGCGATCGGCGACTTCCACTGCGGCCTGCGCGGCTTCCGGCGCGACTCGATCCTCAAGCTCGGCCTGCAGACCGGCGGCATGGAGTTCGCCAGTGAGATGGTCGTCCGCTCCACCCTGTCCGGGCTGGACGTCCGGGAGGTGCCCACCACCCTGTCGCCCGACGGCCGCTCCCGCCCGCCGCACCTGCGCTCCTGGCGCGACGGCTGGCGCCACCTGCGCTTCCTGCTGCTCTACAGCCCCCGCTGGCTGTTCTTCATCCCCGGCCTGATCCTGATGACCGTCGGCCTGATCGCCGGCACGGCGCTGACCTTCGGCCCGGTCTACATCGGCAACCTCGCCTTCGACGTCGACACCCTCGTCGGCGCCTCGGCCGCGATGGTGATCGGCTTCCAGGCGTCGCTGTTCGCCCTGTTCACCAAGGTGTACGCCGCCGAGGAGGGCTTCCTGCCCGAAGACCGGCGGGTGCGCAAGCTCGTCGACATCGTGACCCTGGAGAAGGGGCTCGTCGCCGGCGGCGTGCTGGCCCTGGCGGGTCTGGCCGGCCTGGTCGCCTCGCTGGTCCACTGGCAGACGCGCAGCTTCGGCCCGCTGATCCCGTCGGAGTCGCTGCGCATCGTGGTGCCCTCGGCCACCGCGCTGATCATGAGCTTCCAGACGATCTTCGCGGCGCTGTTCATCAGTATCCTCGGCATCCGTCGCAGCAAGGAGACGCCCATCGACGTGGCCGCCTCCGCCGCGGAGGAGGCCGCCGAGGCGGTCAGCCGTGACAGCGCGGCCGGCACCATGACCGACACCATGACCGGCGGTGTGACCGACAGCGGCACCGGGAACCTCGAGGGCACCAAGGCGTAGCGGGAGCCGGGAGCGCACCAAGGGCCGAGCCCGCGTCCTTTAGGCTGGGGGCCATGTCCCAGCACATCTTGACCGCGGTCGCCTGGCCCTACGCCAACGGCCCCCGCCACATCGGGCACGTCTCCGGGTTCGGCGTGCCGTCCGACGTCTTCAGCCGTTACCAGCGGATGGCGGGCAACAAGGTCCTGATGGTGAGCGGGACCGACGAGCACGGCACCCCCATCCAGGTGCAGGCCGACAAGGAGGGCGTGACCGCCCGCGAGCTCGCCGACCGCTACAACAGGGTGATCGTCGAAGACCTCCAGGCGCTGGGGCTCTCCTACGACCTGTTCACCCGCACCACGACGGCCAACCACTACGCGGTGGCGCAGGAGATCTTCAAGGGGCTCCACGCCAACGGCTACATCTTCCCCAAGACCACGATGGGCGCCATCTCGCCCTCCACCGGCCGCACCCTGCCGGACCGCTACATCGAGGGCACCTGCCCGATCTGCGGCTACGACGGCGCACGGGGCGACCAGTGCGACAACTGCGGCAACCAGCTCGACCCGATCCAGCTGATCAACCCGGTCAGCAGGATCAACGGTGAGACCCCGATCTTCGTGGAGACCGAGCACTTCATGCTCGACCTGCCCGCCTTCGCCGAGGTGCTGGGCTCCTGGCTCCAGTCCAAGCAGGGCGACTGGCGGCCCAACGTGCTGAAGTTCTCCCTCAACCTCCTGGGAGACCTGCAGCCCCGCGCGATCAGCCGTGACCTCGACTGGGGCGTGCCGATTCCGCTGGAAGGCTGGAACGACCAGGCCAACAAGCGGCTCTACGTCTGGTTCGACGCCGTCATCGGCTACCTGAGCGCCTCCATCGAGTGGGCCCGCCGCTCCGGCGACCCCGACGCCTGGCGCCAGTGGTGGCAGAACCCCGAGGCGCGCGGTTACTACTTCATGGGCAAGGACAACATCGTCTTCCACGCGGAGATCTGGCCGGCGATGCTGCTCGGCTACAACGGTCAGGGCTCCCGGGGCGGCTCACCGGGCTCGCTCGGCGCGCTCAACCTGCCCTCCGAGGTCGTCTCCAGCGAGTTCCTGACCATGGAGGGACGCAAGTTCTCCTCCTCCCGTCAGGTCGTCATCTACGTGCGCGACTTCCTGGCGCGCTACGACGCCGACGCGCTGCGCTACTACATCGCGGTGGCCGGTCCGGAGAACCAGGACACCGACTTCACCTGGTCGGAGTTCGTCAACCGCAACAACGGTGAGCTGGTGGCGGCCTGGGGCAACCTGGTCAACCGGTCGATCTCGATGGCGGCCAAGAACTTCGGGGTCATCCCCGAGGCGGGCGACCTCACCGACGCCGACCGCGCACTGCTGGCGCGGAGCAGGGCCGCCTTCCCCAAGGTCGGTGCCGAGCTCGCGCGCTCCCGGTTCAAGAACGCCGCCACCGAGGCGTTCGACGTCGTCCGTGAGGCCAACCGGTACCTGGCCGAGCAGGAGCCGTGGAAGATCAAGGACGACCCCGAGCGGGTCAAGTCCATCCTGCACGTCGCCCTGCAGGTCGTCGACGACGTCAAGACGCTACTCACGCCGTTCCTGCCGACCTCCTCCAACAAGATCTACGCGATGCTCGGCGGCACCGGCGTCTGGTCGGGGATGCCCGAGGTCCGGGAGGTCGACGAGGAGAACCGGACCTACCCGATCATCACCGGCTCCTACGAGGGCGCCGCCCGCTGGGAGCACTCGCCGCTCAAGGCGGGTCTCCCGCTGGCTCCGCCGGCCCGGTTGTTCGCCAAGCTCGACCCGAAGGTCGTCGACGAGGAGCTCGCCCGTCTGGAGGGGTGAGCCACCGGGTGGTGAACGGCCCGGCGGGTGAGCCACCGGGTGGTGAACGGCCTGGAGGGGGAGCCGGCAGGAGGGGTGAGCAGCCCGGCGGGGTGAGCCGCCGGAGAGGTGAGCCGTCTGGAGGGGACGAGCCCGGGGGCGGGACCTCGGTAGGTTGGAGGACGTGAGCACGACGACTCCCGCCGCCCCCGAGCCCCTCCCCGCAGAGGTGTTCGACAGCCACTGTCACCTGGACATCATGGTGGGCAACCGCCAGGCGTCCTCGGGTGATCCGGTCGCACAGGCCGCCCAGGCGGCCCGGGCGAGCGTCGAGGGGATCCTCGACGACGCCCGGGCCGTCGGCGTGACCCGGCTCGTCACGATCGGCTACGACCTGCCGTCCTCGCGGTGGAACGCCGAGACGGCCGCGCTCCACGCCGACGTCTACGCGGGGGTGGCCATCCACCCCAACGAGGCGCACGCCTCGACGCCGGAGACGCTCGCCGAGATCGAGGCGCTCGCCCGCCTGCCGCACGTCAGGGCGGTGGGGGAGACCGGCCTCGACTACTACCGCGACTGGGCGTCCAAGGACGACCAGCACGCGAGCTTCCGGGCGCACATCGAGATCGCCAAGCGGACCGGCAAGGCCCTGGTCATCCACGACCGCGACGCCCACGACGACGTGTTGCGCGTGCTGGCCGGGGAGGGCGCCCCGGACGTCGTCGTCTTCCACAGCTTCTCCGGTGACGCCGAACTGGCCAAAAAGTGCGCCGAAGCCGGATATTTCATGTCTTTTTCCGGCCCGGTCACCTACAAGAACGCCGGATACCTCCGCGAGGCCGCGCGGATCGCGCCAGTGGAGCTGATCCTCGTCGAGACCGACGCACCCTACCTGCCTCCGGCGCCGCACCGGGGCAAGCCCAACGCGCCTTACCTCATCCCGCTGACGCTGCATTGCCTCGCCGACGTCAAGGAGACGGACCTGGCCGGCCTCGCCGCGGCCGTCAGCGCCAACGGGGAGACCGTCTTCGGCGCCTGGTGACGCTCCGCGGCGCCTCGCGCGACCCGGTGACCGGGTCGCGCGAGGCGCACCACGCCCGCACGCCCATCCCGGGACGCCCCGGTCTCCATTCGGCCGGGACGCCCCCGGTCTCAGCCGATCGAGGCTCTCAGCCGACCGAGGCGCCGAAGTCGGTCACGGTGCCGCCAGTGGGCGTGGGCACCCCGCCGGCGCCCGGGGAGAGCGTGGTGCCCTCGGTGTCGTTGCGGCCCAGCACGGTCACCGCGCCCGAGCCGTCGCGGTCGGGTGCCCCGACGAGCAGGCGGTTGCCGCCGAACCCCACCGACCAGCCGAACAGGTCGCCAGCCCGGCCCGGAGCGATCAGCCGGGCCCGGCCGGGGTCGGCCAGGGGCACCAGGTGCACGCCGCCCCGCCG contains:
- a CDS encoding glycosyltransferase family 2 protein, translated to MELTVVMPCLNEAETVETCVRKALACMREHGIDGEVLIADNGSTDGSQQLAREAGARVVHVDAKGYGNALMGGIRAARGRYVIMGDADDSYDFTALLPFVEQLRDGADLVMGNRFKGGIAPGAMPPLHRYLGNPVLSFIGRLFFPSAIGDFHCGLRGFRRDSILKLGLQTGGMEFASEMVVRSTLSGLDVREVPTTLSPDGRSRPPHLRSWRDGWRHLRFLLLYSPRWLFFIPGLILMTVGLIAGTALTFGPVYIGNLAFDVDTLVGASAAMVIGFQASLFALFTKVYAAEEGFLPEDRRVRKLVDIVTLEKGLVAGGVLALAGLAGLVASLVHWQTRSFGPLIPSESLRIVVPSATALIMSFQTIFAALFISILGIRRSKETPIDVAASAAEEAAEAVSRDSAAGTMTDTMTGGVTDSGTGNLEGTKA
- the metG gene encoding methionine--tRNA ligase, whose product is MSQHILTAVAWPYANGPRHIGHVSGFGVPSDVFSRYQRMAGNKVLMVSGTDEHGTPIQVQADKEGVTARELADRYNRVIVEDLQALGLSYDLFTRTTTANHYAVAQEIFKGLHANGYIFPKTTMGAISPSTGRTLPDRYIEGTCPICGYDGARGDQCDNCGNQLDPIQLINPVSRINGETPIFVETEHFMLDLPAFAEVLGSWLQSKQGDWRPNVLKFSLNLLGDLQPRAISRDLDWGVPIPLEGWNDQANKRLYVWFDAVIGYLSASIEWARRSGDPDAWRQWWQNPEARGYYFMGKDNIVFHAEIWPAMLLGYNGQGSRGGSPGSLGALNLPSEVVSSEFLTMEGRKFSSSRQVVIYVRDFLARYDADALRYYIAVAGPENQDTDFTWSEFVNRNNGELVAAWGNLVNRSISMAAKNFGVIPEAGDLTDADRALLARSRAAFPKVGAELARSRFKNAATEAFDVVREANRYLAEQEPWKIKDDPERVKSILHVALQVVDDVKTLLTPFLPTSSNKIYAMLGGTGVWSGMPEVREVDEENRTYPIITGSYEGAARWEHSPLKAGLPLAPPARLFAKLDPKVVDEELARLEG
- a CDS encoding dolichyl-phosphate-mannose--protein mannosyltransferase translates to MGSTRDRLVPPMPGSVLWGWLGPLLVAVFGGVLRFVNLGRPHAVVFDETYYAKDAFSLLTFGVERDALGDVKDPIADRMLVAGNTDIFVTCTPAEADPCPLYVAHPPLGKWMIAAGEHLFQMTPFGWRFTAALAGTLSILILARVARRMTRSTLLGCLAGLLLSLDGLHYVLSRTALLDIFLMFWVLAAFACLVADRDHTRARLAHHYATSPLTDLGPTLGARPWRIAAGLCLGAACAVKWSGIFYLLAFAVLSLAWDAGARRALGLRRPYLGTANHDLPAALATLSLLPATVYTASWAGWFASPLGWGRNWAQATSQGPYYFVFDSIRSWLSYHFQVLSFHTGLSERHDYQSEPWTWPLLLRPVAFFYEGEGKGCGAGTCSQAVLGVGTPVIWYGALAALIAMIAWYVATRDWRAGAVLLAYAAGWLPWFYYAITDNRTMFLFYAIPMVPFMILAITLTAGLVIGPANAPPNRRAVGAAVVGAFTLLALVNFWWLHPVLSGELIPHAQWWARMLLRNWV
- a CDS encoding TatD family hydrolase, with the translated sequence MSTTTPAAPEPLPAEVFDSHCHLDIMVGNRQASSGDPVAQAAQAARASVEGILDDARAVGVTRLVTIGYDLPSSRWNAETAALHADVYAGVAIHPNEAHASTPETLAEIEALARLPHVRAVGETGLDYYRDWASKDDQHASFRAHIEIAKRTGKALVIHDRDAHDDVLRVLAGEGAPDVVVFHSFSGDAELAKKCAEAGYFMSFSGPVTYKNAGYLREAARIAPVELILVETDAPYLPPAPHRGKPNAPYLIPLTLHCLADVKETDLAGLAAAVSANGETVFGAW